A single region of the Thunnus maccoyii chromosome 10, fThuMac1.1, whole genome shotgun sequence genome encodes:
- the LOC121905077 gene encoding PILR alpha-associated neural protein isoform X3, protein MERCSISPVARLTALVSLLLVALVTQPSTCNRDDSEGEEQVDALSVQLSVTAQVTPTPLWAVVWGPTQPLEDETYHFLSSQETEPLHQYGNQQEASTATSEDWPYPDASMQPPEEALLESRNQEGAEDGGTEAEETEPEEVDPQFYVTVTISSLLILTAVVITAKLCVLMSPMSVLSHSVC, encoded by the exons ATGGAGAGATG CTCCATCTCTCCTGTCGCACGACTGACTGCCCTCGTCTCCCTCCTCCTGGTTGCTCTGGTGACACAGCCCTCCACCTGTAACCGTGACGACAGCGAGGGCGAGGAGCAGGTGGACGCCCTGTCAGTCCAGCTGTCCGTCACAGCCCAGGTCACACCCACCCCTCTGTGGGCGGTGGTCTGGGGACCAACGCAGCCTCTGGAGGATGAGACCTACCACTTCCTTTCCAGCCAGGAAACGGAGCCCCTGCACCAGTACGGGAACCAGCAGGAGGCCAGCACCGCCACGTCCGAGGACTGGCCTTATCCTGATGCAAGCATGCAGCCCCCAGAGGAGGCACTGCTGGAGTCCAGGAACCAGGAGGGCGCGGAGGATGGAGGAACGGAGGCGGAGGAGACGGAGCCTGAGGAAG tggaTCCTCAATTCTACGTCACCGTGACCATCTCCTCGCTGCTGATCCTGACGGCAGTCGTCATTACAGCCAAACTCTG
- the LOC121905077 gene encoding PILR alpha-associated neural protein isoform X2, with protein sequence MERCSISPVARLTALVSLLLVALVTQPSTCNRDDSEGEEQVDALSVQLSVTAQVTPTPLWAVVWGPTQPLEDETYHFLSSQETEPLHQYGNQQEASTATSEDWPYPDASMQPPEEALLESRNQEGAEDGGTEAEETEPEEVDPQFYVTVTISSLLILTAVVITAKLWTEKVPEDRDGERDKV encoded by the exons ATGGAGAGATG CTCCATCTCTCCTGTCGCACGACTGACTGCCCTCGTCTCCCTCCTCCTGGTTGCTCTGGTGACACAGCCCTCCACCTGTAACCGTGACGACAGCGAGGGCGAGGAGCAGGTGGACGCCCTGTCAGTCCAGCTGTCCGTCACAGCCCAGGTCACACCCACCCCTCTGTGGGCGGTGGTCTGGGGACCAACGCAGCCTCTGGAGGATGAGACCTACCACTTCCTTTCCAGCCAGGAAACGGAGCCCCTGCACCAGTACGGGAACCAGCAGGAGGCCAGCACCGCCACGTCCGAGGACTGGCCTTATCCTGATGCAAGCATGCAGCCCCCAGAGGAGGCACTGCTGGAGTCCAGGAACCAGGAGGGCGCGGAGGATGGAGGAACGGAGGCGGAGGAGACGGAGCCTGAGGAAG tggaTCCTCAATTCTACGTCACCGTGACCATCTCCTCGCTGCTGATCCTGACGGCAGTCGTCATTACAGCCAAACTCTG
- the LOC121905077 gene encoding PILR alpha-associated neural protein isoform X4: protein MERCSISPVARLTALVSLLLVALVTQPSTCNRDDSEGEEQVDALSVQLSVTAQVTPTPLWAVVWGPTQPLEDETYHFLSSQETEPLHQYGNQQEASTATSEDWPYPDASMQPPEEALLESRNQEGAEDGGTEAEETEPEEVDPQFYVTVTISSLLILTAVVITAKLWFFTE, encoded by the exons ATGGAGAGATG CTCCATCTCTCCTGTCGCACGACTGACTGCCCTCGTCTCCCTCCTCCTGGTTGCTCTGGTGACACAGCCCTCCACCTGTAACCGTGACGACAGCGAGGGCGAGGAGCAGGTGGACGCCCTGTCAGTCCAGCTGTCCGTCACAGCCCAGGTCACACCCACCCCTCTGTGGGCGGTGGTCTGGGGACCAACGCAGCCTCTGGAGGATGAGACCTACCACTTCCTTTCCAGCCAGGAAACGGAGCCCCTGCACCAGTACGGGAACCAGCAGGAGGCCAGCACCGCCACGTCCGAGGACTGGCCTTATCCTGATGCAAGCATGCAGCCCCCAGAGGAGGCACTGCTGGAGTCCAGGAACCAGGAGGGCGCGGAGGATGGAGGAACGGAGGCGGAGGAGACGGAGCCTGAGGAAG tggaTCCTCAATTCTACGTCACCGTGACCATCTCCTCGCTGCTGATCCTGACGGCAGTCGTCATTACAGCCAAACTCTG